From a single Metopolophium dirhodum isolate CAU chromosome 6, ASM1992520v1, whole genome shotgun sequence genomic region:
- the LOC132946648 gene encoding uncharacterized protein LOC132946648, translating into MKPDSDKQQETVVDAENNGDPNGSSEAGRDNSSSLDQLRTCSLEFIRSDPGLRYIYDKGFVAGLYGQNLRQLEALVSRESAAGVMSADAAVGSPLQAVGADSWATMVATDTAMESALNAALKVAASSSAIVSGIKRRIFHEQP; encoded by the coding sequence ATGAAACCTGATTCGGACAAACAGCAGGAAACAGTAGTTGACGCCGAGAACAACGGGGATCCGAACGGTTCCAGCGAAGCAGGCAGAGACAATAGCTCGTCGTTGGACCAGCTGCGCACGTGCTCACTGGAATTTATCCGGTCCGATCCGGGACTGAGGTACATCTACGACAAGGGTTTTGTAGCCGGTTTGTACGGGCAGAACCTAAGGCAGTTGGAAGCTCTAGTGTCGCGGGAATCTGCAGCAGGTGTGATGTCTGCGGACGCGGCGGTCGGATCACCGTTGCAAGCGGTTGGGGCGGACAGCTGGGCAACCATGGTCGCAACGGATACCGCCATGGAGTCGGCGCTGAACGCCGCGCTGAAAGTCGCGGCAAGTTCGTCGGCGATCGTATCTGGTATAAAACGGAGAATATTTCACGAACAACCGTAG